In Pseudomonas flavescens, the sequence CACCGACGGCACGGCCGCACGGGGCGGCACCTGGCCATACACGACGATCTCCTGGACCTCGCCATTGCCGGTCGAATCCAGGGTATCGCCGCCATTGCTGCCGTCGCCCCAGGGCGTGGTACGGCCAGCATCCTGGAACAGGTTGTAGGCGATCAGATCGGTGCCGTTGCTCATGTTGCGCTGACCGCCAGCGGGGTTGCCGCCACTGTCGAGGGTCACGCTGTAATCGGTGCCGTTGTTGCACGTCACGCTGAACGAGCCACCGCCGCCAGAACCCACGGACTGCGCCTCCAGCGGCGCGGTGATGGCGGCAACGCTGCCGAAATCGATATTGCCGAAGGTCCCGCCGGCAGAACCGCCGTTACCCACGGTGCAGCCATCGGTGATGACCAGTTGAATGCCAAGCTGACCGGTAACGGTACCGGCTGCATTCGCCGTTGAGCCAATGGCCAACGCCAGAAGGGATGAAACCAGTAGCGCTGAACGCCGCATAACCGTCTCCTGCAGACTCGAGAAACTCCCATGCTCAGAAACCCGGATCGTCACATCCGGGTATTGAGAGGGAGACAGGACAAGGGTCGACCACGTTCAGGCGATTGCACGCGTCAATGAATCAGGCATGTTTTCACCAACCCCTCAATGCCATGCGCAACAGATTGATTGAAATGAAGAATATTTTTTGACGTAGGAGATAAGCGGGCAGACATGGGGCAGATGTCCTACAGAACAAAAGGACACCCGCTATCAGCGGACATGGAAAACTGTCTGACAAGTCAAGATGATGGCGTCATCGGGTTATCGTTTCAGCGCCAGTCTTCACGCAGTCGGATCAGGCCCTCCTGGGCCACGGAGGCGACCAGTTGGCCCTGGCGGTTGAACACGCTGCCGCGAGAAAAACCGCGGGCATTGCCAGCCCAGGGGCTGTCCATGGCGTAGAGCAGCCAGTCGTCCATGCGCAGGTTGCCGTGGAACCAGATGGAGTGATCGAGGCTGGCCACCTGCATGAACTTCTGCCACACCGATACGCCGTGGGGCAGCATCGAGGTGGTCAGCAGATTGAAGTCCGAGGCATAGCCAAGCAGGTACTTGTGGATGGCAGGTGTGTCCGGCAACTCACCGTCAGCGCGGAACCACACGTACTTGACCGGCTCGCTGACCTTGGGGGCGAACGGATTATCGACGGTCACCGGGCGAATCTCGATGGGCTTGTCGAACAGCACACGCTCGCGCACCCGAGGCGGCAACGAGTCGGCTACCAGGCTGGCCAGTTCGGTTTCCGAACGCAGCCCTTCCGGGCCCGGGACGTCAGGCATCTGCGCCTGATGGTGGAGCCCTTCTTCGAGGTACTGGAACGAGGCGCTGCAGGTGAAGATCGCCTTGCCCTTCTGCACCGCCGTTACCCGGCGGGTGCTGAAACTGCCGCCGTCACGCACGCGGTCGACCTGATAGACCACCGGCAATGCGGCATCGCCCGGGCGCAGGAAGTAGCCATGCAGCGAGTGCACATGACGATCGGCCTCGACCGTCTGGGTGGCCGCCGACACGCACTGGCCCAGTACCTGACCGCCGAAGAGTTGGCGAAAACCGAGATCCTGGCTGACGCCACGGAACAGGTTTTCCTCGATGGCCTCGAGGCTCAGCAGCGCCACCAATTCTTGCAGGACTTGACTCATACGGTTCTCCACGGCCCCTACCCAGGGCAATACTGCGACACGCGCGGGGTGCGCGGACGGTGAATGGTAATGCCTTTGCCGCCTGTCAGGAATCGCGGGATGGCGACGGAGGCGACAGGCTCAGCCCCGCTTCGGCCATTCGCCACGCGTGATCCGATACAGCAGGTGCTGGTATAGCCGGTGACCGGGCGCCAGTGCCGGATGCTCGAAGCCGCCAGCCGGCTGCATGCCGAGCGCCTGCATGACCCGCTGCGAGGGCACGTTCACGGCGGCCGTGAAGGACACCACTTGCGGCAGCTCAAGGCGCACGAAGGCGCAGTCCAGGGCCGCTCGAGCAGCCTCCTGAGCGTACCCCTGCCCCCAGTGCTCCGGCAGCAATCGCCAACCGATCTCCACCGCCGGCGTGAAGGCGGCCTCGAAGCCGACATGGGCCAGCCCGGTCATGCCAATGAAGCGCCCGTCGTGGCGATGCCGCAGCGCCCAGAAGCAAAACCCATGCTGGCTGAAGTGCTGCTGCAGGCGCGCCAGCAATGCCTGGCTCTGCTCAAGGCTCAAGGGCGCCGGAAAATGGCGCATCACCTGCTCGTCAGCGCACAGGGTCGCCAGGTCGGCGAGGTCGTCATCACGCCAGGCGCTCAGGTACAGGCGCGGCGTTTGCAGCTCGATCACATCCATTTCGCTTCTCGTGCATACTGCCCAGGGTTCACCAAACGCCGCCATTGTATGCCCCTGCCGCTGATCTACCACGACGACTACAGCCCGCCCTTTCCGGAAGGCCACCGCTTCCCGATGGAGAAATTCCGTCTGCTGCGCGACCACCTGGTGGACAGCGGCCTGACCCGGGATGCCGACCTGCTGCGTCCGCAAATCTGCCCCGCGGACATCCTCGCCCTCTGCCATTGCCCCGCCTATATCGAGCGTTACCTGAGCGGCGAGCTGAGCCATGAAGATCAGCGCCGTCTCGGGCTGCCGTGGAGCCCGGCGCTGGCACGTCGCACCGTGCGGGCAGTGGGTGGCTCGCTACTGGCAACCGAGCAGGCGCTGCAACATGGCCTGGCCTGTCACCTGGCGGGCGGCACCCACCACGCCCACTACGATTACCCGGCAGGCTTCTGCATCTTCAACGACCTGGCCGTGATCGCCCGCTACCTGCTGGAAAGCGGCCAGGCGCATCGCGTACTGATCTTCGATTGCGACGTCCACCAGGGCGACGGCACCGCGCGGCTGCTCGAACACGTGGACAACGCCGTCACCGTGTCGCTGCACTGCGAGCAGAACTACCCGACACGCAAGGCCCGCAGCGACTGGGACATCCCACTGCCTCGTGGCCTGGGCGACCGCGACTACCTGAAAGTCGTCGACGACACCCTCGACTACCTGCTGCCCCTCTATCAGCCGGATATCGTGCTCTATGACGCCGGCGTCGACGTGCACCGCGACGATGCCCTCGGCTATCTGCAACTCAGCGACGCCGGCCTGGCTGCCCGCGACGAAGCCGTGCTGCATCATTGCCTGGGCCGCGACATTCCAGTGGTCGGCGTGATCGGTGGCGGCTACAGCAAGGATCGCCACGCCCTGGCCCGCCGCCATGGCATTCTCCATCACAGCGCCGCGCGGGTATGGCAGCAACGAGGGCTCGGGTAGCTCCGCCCCCCGTAGGAAAGCACCCAGCTCACAGAATCACGGCCAACTGCTATCACCCGCCTCTGCCCACTGCTAGAGTCGCCGCCTTTCTCACAAGGATGTTTCCATGCAAGCTCATGCCTACCAGGCGCCCGGCGCCAATCTCGAAGTAGAAAGCGTGTTCTGCCGTAATTGCGGCTCGCCCATCACTGCCACTGCGCAGACCTGCTCGCACTGCAGCGCCAACCAGAATCTCAACCCTCGAAGCAAGATCACCGCGGGTCTGCTCGCGCTGTTCCTTGGCGGTCTCGGTTTTCACCGTTTCTATCTGGGCCAGTGGTGGGGGCTGTTCTATCTGCTGTTCTGGGGCACCGGCATTCCCAGCCTGATTTCGCTGATTGAGGCCATCGTATTCTTCTGCACCAGTGACCAGAAATGGAACGCCAAGTACGGGCGCACCAAGGGCAGTGCCTGGCTGATGGGCCTCGCCGGCGTCTTTGCCATACTGGTCATGATCGGTACCCTCTCTGCCATTGCCATCCCCGCCTACCAGAAATATGTTGAGCGGGCCAAAGCCGCCCAGGCCAGCATGCAACAGCAGGCCGAGCCACAATTGCGTCAGCAGTAGCAAGCAACACGGGCGCCGACCTGTGCGGCGCCCATGCCCGATGGCGGAGCCTGCGTTAGAATGCGCGCCAGCCCAACTTCGCCAAATCTTATGACCCAGAACTCCCTGTCCGCCGTCATCATCGGCGGCGGCCCCGCCGGCCTGATGGCCGCTGAAACCCTGGCGCTCACCGGCGTGCGGGTCGACCTCTACGACGCCATGCCCTCCGTGGGCCGCAAGTTCCTCCTGGCCGGCGTCGGCGGGATGAACATCACCCATTCCGAAGCCTACCCGGCGTTCGTCAGCCGTTACGGCGAGCGCCAAGGGCAGGTCGACGAACTGCTGCAAGGCTTCGACGCCGATGCCCTGCGCGCCTGGATTCATGGCCTGGGTATCGACACCTTCGTCGGCACCTCGGGCCGCGTGTTCCCCACCGACATGAAGGCAGCGCCGCTACTGCGCGCCTGGCTCAAACGCCTGCGCGAAGCCGGGGTGCACCTGCACACCCGGCACCGCTGGCTGGGCTGGAATGACGACGGCAGCCTGCGCGTGGGCACCCCCGAAGGCGAGCGCGCGGTCCACGCCGATGCCGTATTGCTGGCCCTGGGCGGCGGCAGTTGGCCGCGGCTAGGCTCCGACGGCAGCTGGGTCGCCCACCTGCAACGGGCCGGCGTGCCCATCGCCCCGCTGCAACCGAGCAACTGCGGTTTCGACGTGGCCACCTGGAGCCCGCTGTTGCGCGAGAAATTCGCCGGGGCACCGCTGAAGAACGTCGCCCTGGGTCTGAGCGGTGAGGCGCAGCGCCAGGGTGAGTTCGTGCTCACCGCCACCGGTATCGAGGGCAGCCTGGTGTACGCCCTGTCCGCCGGCATTCGCCAGCGCATCACCCGCGACGGTAGCTGCACGGTGCACCTCGACCTGCTGCCACAGCGCAGCGAAGACGCCTTGAGCAAGGCCCTGAGCAAGCCCCGTGGCTCGCACTCCATGGCCAAGCACCTGCATCGTCAGGCCGGGCTGGATGGCGTCAAGGCCGCGCTGCTGCGCGAGCTGACCGCCGCCGAGCACTACGCCGATCCCCAGCGCCTGGCCGCCTCGATCAAGGCCCTGCCCATCGAACTGCGCCAACCGCGCCCCCTGGAGGAAGCGATCAGCAGCGCCGGTGGCGTGCCTTTCGAAGCCCTCGACAAGGGGTTGATGCTGACCGTACTGCCCGGCACGTTCTGCGCGGGCGAAATGCTCGACTGGGAGGCGCCCACCGGCGGCTACCTGCTCACCGCGTGCTTCGCCAGTGGCCGTGTGGCCGGCCAGGGCATCGCCCGCTGGCTGCGAACCAAAAACCGATAACCCCGGATCAGGAGGATCCCCATGCTGACCAGCGTCGAACTCAAGACCTTCATCCCGGCCAAGGACTACCCGCTCAGCCAGGCCTTCTACACCGCACTGGGCTTCAAACCCGGCTGGCAATCGGACGAGATGAGTTACTTCAGCAACGGCGAGCACAACGCCTTTCTGCTGCAGAACTTCTACGTCAAGGAGCAGGCGGACAACTTCGTCATGCACCTGCTGGTCGACGACGTCGAAGCCTGGTGGGCCAACGTGCAGAAGGAAAAGCTCAGCGAGCGTTTCGGTGTGCGCACCATCGAACCGCAAGACCAGCCCTGGGGCATCCGCGAATTCATCATCTTCGACCCGAGCGGCGTGCTGTGGCGGATCGGGCAGAATATCTGAGCGGAAAAAAGCACGAAGCCTGAATTGAGCGCAGCGATACCCAGGAGCGCTCTCGCAATGCGCCGTCTAGCTTTCGAGCGAAATCGTCTTTCGAAAGAACACCCGGGCGTAACCGTCCTCAACTGCCCGGCGCGTTTCCCGGTACCCCAAACGCGGGTAGAAGAGGATGTTCTCGGTCATCCGCTCGTTGGTGTACAGCTCGATGGCCACGCAACCCAGTTCCCGAGCCTGGTCTTCGGCGAAGCCCATCAGTTGCCTGCCCAGCCCCTGGCCACGGGCCTGATTGCAGACCGCGACGTTCTGCACATGCAGCACATCGCCCTCATGCTCCAGCACCAAAACGCCCCTCACCGCACCGTCCGCCTCCAATACGAACACCCTGTACCCTGCAATGACCTGGCGATAGTCATCGAGCATCGGCGCCGGCTGCCTGCCGATCCGTGGAATATAGGGGGCGTAGGCGTCGTGGACTATCGCGGTGATCGCGTCGACATCCACCTCCCTGGCGCGGCGTATCAGCATTAACGCCCGCCCTTCGGCTTGCCACCGAAACTCGGCACCTTGCGGATGGCCTTGACCGGCGGTGCGGCAGGTTCGTCGCTCTCCATCCAGCGGCCCAGGCTGCCGGACTTGCCGCCCCCGACCACCTTGGGCTTTTTCGGCTTCTTCGGTTTTTTCACCACCAGACCGCCAGCCATCGTCTGCGGCACACGGTGGTCGGGGATGAAGTCCGGCTCGTCGACGCGCTGCACGATCTGCTGGATCAGCGCTTCGATGGCCGAGAGCAGTTGCACCTCGTCGGCGCAGACCAGCGACACGGCCTGGCCGCTGGCCCCCGCGCGACCGGTACGACCGATGCGGTGCACGTAGTCTTCGGCGACGATGGGCAGGTCGAAGTTGACCACCAGTGGCAGGTCATCGATATCCAGGCCGCGGGCGGCCACATCGGTGGCGACCAGCACGTCGACTTCGCCGGCCTTGAAGCGCTGCAGTGCACGCAGGCGGGTCGGCTGCGGCTTGTCACCGTGGATCGCATCGGCACGAATGCCTGCGGCCAGCAGTTCCTGCTCGAGTTCATCGACGCCCTTGCGGGTCTTGACGAAGACCAGCACCTGCGACCATTTCTTGCTGCGGTACAGGTGCAGGAACAGCTCGGCCTTGCGCTTCTTGTCGACCGGAATCAGCCACTGCTTGACCGACTTGGCGGCGGCGTTGCGCGGGCTGACTTCGATGCTCAGCGGGTCCCGCAACATTTCACCGGCCAGGGTGCGAATGGCCTCGGAAAAGGTCGCGGAGAACAGCAGGGTCTGGCGCTTCTTCGGCAAGGCGGCGAACAGGTCGTCCAGCTCGCGGGCAAAGCCCAGGTCGAGCATGCGATCGGCTTCATCGAGCACCAGCACCTGCAACTGGGAAAACTTCACCGCGTTCTGGCGGTACAGGTCGAGCAGCCGACCAGGGGTGGCGACCAGTACGTCGAGACCTTTGCGCAGCTTCATCATCTGCGGGTTGATGCTCACGCCACCGTACACCGCGTAACTGCGCAGGGGCAGAAACTGCGAGTAGGTCTGCACGCTTTGCTGCACCTGCTCGGCCAACTCGCGGGTCGGCACCAGCACCAGGGCGCGCACCGAGTTGCTGGCGACGGTCGGGCCTTCCATCATCAGGCGCTGCAGGATCGGCAGGGTGAAGGCGGCGGTCTTGCCGGTGCCGGTCTGCGCCGCGGCCATCAGATCGCGGCCGTTGATGATCGGGCCGATGGCCTGGGCCTGGACGGGCGTCGGGGTCTTGTAGTCGAGGCCGTCGAGGCAGCGCAGCAGGGGTTCGATCAGGCCGAGGGAAGCGAAGGTCATGGCGGGCAACGTGGTGGGCAATGGAGATGCCGCACAGTTTATCCTGTCCGGGTAGCGGCCGCTCAGTTGCAGCGCGGCGCTACCCGGGGATGAACACCCTGGGTAGCGCTTCGCTCAACGCCAGGCCACGAGTTCCGGCATGCGACTCAGAACTCACCGCGCAAGGTGAACATGTAGCTGCGCGGATCGCCGTAGTAATTGCCGCGGCGCAGCTCACCCACGGACTTGTAGTACGTCTTGTCGAACAGGTTCTTGGCATCGAGGCCAATCGTCCAGTGCTGGTCGATTTTCCAGGTGGCCAGGGCATCGTAGACCGCACGACCGGCGTTGCTCACTTCAGGGCCGTAGGTATCGGTGCTGTAGCCACTCTGCGCGGAAACGGCGCCGCCGACGGTCAGGCGATTGAGCGCACCAGGCAACTGATAAGTGGTCGAGGCACGCAGCAAGTGCTTGGGCGTCTGGTAGTCGGTGGGGCCGCCGCTGGCCTTGCTGGTCTGGTTGAAGGTGTAGCCGGCTGCCACCTGCCAGCCGGACAGCAGTTCACCACTGGCCTCCAGTTCGTAACCCTTGCTGCGCTGGATCTCGGCATTCAGGTAGCACAGGCCATCGATGTTCGAATCGCAGAGCGCGCCACTGGGGTCTTCTGCCGCCACGTCGTCCTGCTTGATGTAGAACAGCGCAGCGGAGAGATTCAGGCGTCCGTCGTACAGCTCGCCCTTGATACCGGTTTCGTAATTGACGCCAACGGCCGGATCGAGCAGCGAGCCCGCTGCCGTGCGGTAATCGCTTTGTGGCTGGAAGATGTCGGCGTAGCTGGCGTACCACGACCACTGGTCGTTGAGGTCGTAGATGACGCCGACGAAGGGCGTGAACTCGTGATCCTGACGATTCCCTGCCTTGGTTCCGCTGAGGGTCTCTTCGGTCTCGTATTCGTACCAACTCAACCGTCCACCCAGCACCACGCTCAGTGGCTCGCTCAGGTACAGCCGCGTATTGGCGTAAACCCCATAACGAGTCTCGGCGCTGTCGTTGATCGACGTCCAGGCGGCACGCGTCGGCCTGGCCAATGCCTGATGGTTCGGGTCGAACACGTCGATGGCGCCGACGCCCGCAGCGGTATTGATATTGGCGTTCTTGCTGTACTGCTCCTCGCGGGACCAGTTGCCGCCGACCATCAGCGTATGGCGCAGGCCGAAGGCTTCGAAGCTGCCGGAAAGGTTGCTGTCGATACCGGTGTTGGTCACGTCATCACTGCGGTACAGCGTTCGGAACAAGCGCGAGCCCGTATTGGTGGCCGGGTTGATCGCGCCTTGAGGCAGTGCCGAACGCTGATCGAAGCCCCCTTCAGCGCGGGTCAGCGAGGTCTTGCTGGTCCAGTCCTCGCTGAGGCGATATTCCAGGTCGGCGAAAACTTCGGTCTGCTCGCTTTCGTGGCGGTTCCAGTCCTGCGCCAGCGAGGTGGAACGGGAAACGCCGAGGGCCTTGCCATTGCTGTAGCGCGGCAGGCCGAAGATCGAGTAGCCGCTGGTGACGCCCGTCTGCCGGCGCAGGCCAACGGAAAGAGTCGAGGCGTCATTGAGGTCGGCTTCGACGATGCCGTAGAACAGCGGCTTGCGGCTGGCTTCGCGGTCGTAGAAATACTGGCGATCTTCGTAGGCCACCAAGGCACGACCGCGCAGGGTGCGGGACTCGTTCAGCGCGCCGCTACCATCCAGGTCCATGCGGTAGAAATCGTCGGAGCCGGCGCGGGTGGTCACCGAGAAGCGCGGCTCGGCAGTCGGCCGCTTGCGCACCAGATTGACCGCGCCGCCCGGGTTGCCGTTGCCGACCAGCAGGCCGGCGGCGCCACGAAGAATCTCCACGCGGTCGTAAACGGCGGTGTCCGGGGTCATCCAGCCGGTGGGGCTGTGAATCACGCCGGGCATGCCATCGACCAGATAGGCATCGGCGCCCAGCTCGAAACCCCGGGAATTGTACTGATGGTCGCCGAAGTTGCGCGTCTGCAGGGTGATGCCCGGTGCGCTGTAGAGCACCTGATCCAGGGAGGTGAAATTACGATCGTCCATCTGCTGGCGGGTGATCACGCTGACCGACTGCGGGGTTTCACGCAACGACTGCGCGCCCTTGCCCAGGGTGACCGCACGGGTGGTGTAGGAACCGCTACCCTCGGTAGCGCTGCTCGCCAGATCACTGCTGATGGTGGTGGCCTGCAGGTCGAGCGCGGCGGACGGCCCGTGCTCCATGATCAGCCAGACGTCGCCGCTGCGCTGCACCACCAGCCCCGAACCGGCGAGCAGACGACGCAACGCATCATCGATGGCGAAGGTGCCCTTCAGCGCAGGCGCCGAGCGGCTTGCGACCAGGCGATCATCGACGGCGAGGGTCACCCCGGCCTGGCTGGCCAGCTGCTTCAGGGTGGCAGCCAGCGGTTGCGCCGGCAGATCCAGTTCGACGGGGGCTGCCTGTACGCCCAGTGCCAGCGTCAGGGCGCTGGCGGTGACCAGTGTTTTCAGGGATGTGCGCAGCATGAGGGGTCTCGTGATGATCTCGGATACCCCTTGACGGAGCAGGCTGCGAAAAGCCCAACCTGGAACGCGAAAATTTTCAGCGCGGCAGCAACAGGGTGCCGTCGGCACGCTCCTGCAGGCGTACCCCGGCAAGCTGCGGCAAGGCCTGAACGAATGCCTCGATATCGGCCACCTGTACCACGGCGGTGAGTGTCTGCGGCATGACCGGCTGCTCGAGGCGCAGCGGCTTTTCGCGATAACGGGCAAGGCCGGCCACCACCTCGCCCAGGTCGGCCTGCTCGAAAACCAGGCTGCCGCTGCTGAAGCCAAAAGCGCCCGCCGCCTTGCGATCCGAACGCCGCAGCCCGACAGACTCACGATAAAGGCCGACCTGATCGGCGCCCAGCTCGATGCGCTGCTCGCCGCTGGTCATCGCGACCCGGCCACGGGCCACGCTGACCTGCACGCGCCGGTCGAACGTCTCGACCACGAAACGCGTCCCCAGCACCCGCACCTGTGCCGCGCCGGCATCCACCACGAAGGGGCGTTGCGGGTCGTGGCGCACGTCGAAGATGGCCCGCCCACGCAACAGCGTCAGATGCCGCACGCGATCATCGAAGAGCACCTGGATGCGTGTATCGGCATCCATCTGCACCTCGCTGCCGTCGGCCAGCTGCATGCGCCGCAACGCACCGATGCCGGTGAACAGTTGCAGTTCCTGGCGCGCGGCATGGCGGGCCAGCAGCCAGGCACCCAGGCCGCCGAGCAGCAAGCCGCCGAGCATGCCGTTGCGCAGGAAGCGCCGGCGCCCGACGTTCTCCATGGCGCCAGCCAGGGCACGGGTCTGATCGGTGCTGGAGAAGTCGCCCCACAAGCGCTTGAAGCTGTGAAATTCCTGAGCGTTGCGCGGGTCGGCGGCCAGCCAGTTGGCGAATACCTGGCGTTCGGGGTGATCGTCCGGCAACTCGAGCAGTCGCGCGAACCAGTGCGCCGCCTCACGACGCCGCGCGCTCATGGGCAGAGCAGCTCGCGGGCCTCGTGCAGATCGAGCAAGGCACGCACCAGGTGGCGCTCGACCATGGTGGTGCTGATCTGCAGCATCGCGGCGACCTCCACCTGGCGGTGCCCTTCGATACGCACCAGCCAGAACACCTCGCGGCAACGCGGCGGCAGGCAATCGAGAATGCGCTGCAGGGCATCCAGACGCTGCTGGAGGTCGGCCAGATGTTCGGCCGAAGGGACGAACGACGCGCCCTCGTCCAGATCCATGCGCGGCTCGCTGCCAGCCTCGGGAAACGGCTGATAGCGCGAAGCGTCGCGGTAATGGTCGATCAGAACGGAATGGGCGATGCGCCGCAGGTAGGCGTTGGGCTGTTCGATGACGCCACGCTGGTTGGCGAGCACGAAGCGAATGAAGGCATCGTGCAGCACGTCATAGGCACGCTGCACGCAATGGGTACGCCGGCTCAGGCTCAGCAGCAGATCGGTGTAGGCCCAGCGCAAATTGATTCCGCCCCACTCCATCATCCACCTCGGCCATGTTTCGACGGCGTCAGCCATCAGGGGGCGGGCAGTATAGAGAGCGCCACGAGGCAAAGTAAATGAGAACTATTAGTAGCCGACCGGCAACTGCGACGGCCGTTAACTCAGGGCACCGAGCAGCGCACGCACCTTGGCTGCGGACATGCCTTGCAACTGACGCAGGAAGTCGTGATCGACCACGCTGCGGCCGTATTGCTCGCGCAGCAGGCGACACAGATGCAGCGTCAGGTTGGCGGCCATTTCCGCGTCGGCCAGCGCCCGGTGAGCCTTGCCGGTGTCCGGCAGGCGCGCCCAGCGATTGAGGTTGCCAAGCTTGTGGCTCGGTGCGCCAGGCAGCAGACGCCGCGACAGCAACAGCGAGCAGGCGAACTGCTGGACACGCGTGCGGCCGATCAGGCCCAGCTCGGCGTCCCAGAACTTCTGATCGAAGGAGGCATTGTGCGCCAGCATCGGAATGTCGCCAACGAACTCGGCGACCTCGTGCATCACCTCGGCTGCCGGGGGTGCGCTGCGCAGCATGGCGTTGCTGATGCCGGTCAGTTGCTCGATGAACGGCGGCACCCAGGCACCGCTGTTCATCAGGCTCTGGTAACGCGCGGTGATCTGCCCGTTCTCGATGATCACCACGCCTATTTCGGTGGCGCGGGCCTGCTGGGCCGGCGACATGCCGGTGGTTTCGAAGTCGATGACAGCAATGGGTTTCACGTAAAGCCTCAGTGTTTCAGCAACAGATGCCCCTCGATGGGCACATAACGAGTGGCCGCGCGCACCAGCGACTGCGCGGTGAGCCCGGGAACGCCGTAGGCCACGGCTTCGACGCCATGACGTTGGCGAATGCGTTCGAGCAGCAGATCGAAATCGCCGTCACCGGAGGCCAGCACCACGCTGTCGACGTTCGCCGCCGCGTCCATCACGTCGATGGTGATGCCCACGTCCCAGTCCCCTTTTGCCGAACCGTCACTGCGCTGGATGTAGGGTTTCAGCTTCACGGTGAAGCCGAG encodes:
- a CDS encoding sigma-70 family RNA polymerase sigma factor, which produces MRWAYTDLLLSLSRRTHCVQRAYDVLHDAFIRFVLANQRGVIEQPNAYLRRIAHSVLIDHYRDASRYQPFPEAGSEPRMDLDEGASFVPSAEHLADLQQRLDALQRILDCLPPRCREVFWLVRIEGHRQVEVAAMLQISTTMVERHLVRALLDLHEARELLCP
- a CDS encoding NYN domain-containing protein codes for the protein MKKIAVFADVQNLYYTVRQAYGCHFNYTALWAELAGGGEIVEAYAYAIDRGDPKQQQFQQILRNLGFTVKLKPYIQRSDGSAKGDWDVGITIDVMDAAANVDSVVLASGDGDFDLLLERIRQRHGVEAVAYGVPGLTAQSLVRAATRYVPIEGHLLLKH
- a CDS encoding 3'-5' exonuclease, producing the protein MKPIAVIDFETTGMSPAQQARATEIGVVIIENGQITARYQSLMNSGAWVPPFIEQLTGISNAMLRSAPPAAEVMHEVAEFVGDIPMLAHNASFDQKFWDAELGLIGRTRVQQFACSLLLSRRLLPGAPSHKLGNLNRWARLPDTGKAHRALADAEMAANLTLHLCRLLREQYGRSVVDHDFLRQLQGMSAAKVRALLGALS
- a CDS encoding FecR family protein; this translates as MSARRREAAHWFARLLELPDDHPERQVFANWLAADPRNAQEFHSFKRLWGDFSSTDQTRALAGAMENVGRRRFLRNGMLGGLLLGGLGAWLLARHAARQELQLFTGIGALRRMQLADGSEVQMDADTRIQVLFDDRVRHLTLLRGRAIFDVRHDPQRPFVVDAGAAQVRVLGTRFVVETFDRRVQVSVARGRVAMTSGEQRIELGADQVGLYRESVGLRRSDRKAAGAFGFSSGSLVFEQADLGEVVAGLARYREKPLRLEQPVMPQTLTAVVQVADIEAFVQALPQLAGVRLQERADGTLLLPR
- a CDS encoding TonB-dependent siderophore receptor; the encoded protein is MLRTSLKTLVTASALTLALGVQAAPVELDLPAQPLAATLKQLASQAGVTLAVDDRLVASRSAPALKGTFAIDDALRRLLAGSGLVVQRSGDVWLIMEHGPSAALDLQATTISSDLASSATEGSGSYTTRAVTLGKGAQSLRETPQSVSVITRQQMDDRNFTSLDQVLYSAPGITLQTRNFGDHQYNSRGFELGADAYLVDGMPGVIHSPTGWMTPDTAVYDRVEILRGAAGLLVGNGNPGGAVNLVRKRPTAEPRFSVTTRAGSDDFYRMDLDGSGALNESRTLRGRALVAYEDRQYFYDREASRKPLFYGIVEADLNDASTLSVGLRRQTGVTSGYSIFGLPRYSNGKALGVSRSTSLAQDWNRHESEQTEVFADLEYRLSEDWTSKTSLTRAEGGFDQRSALPQGAINPATNTGSRLFRTLYRSDDVTNTGIDSNLSGSFEAFGLRHTLMVGGNWSREEQYSKNANINTAAGVGAIDVFDPNHQALARPTRAAWTSINDSAETRYGVYANTRLYLSEPLSVVLGGRLSWYEYETEETLSGTKAGNRQDHEFTPFVGVIYDLNDQWSWYASYADIFQPQSDYRTAAGSLLDPAVGVNYETGIKGELYDGRLNLSAALFYIKQDDVAAEDPSGALCDSNIDGLCYLNAEIQRSKGYELEASGELLSGWQVAAGYTFNQTSKASGGPTDYQTPKHLLRASTTYQLPGALNRLTVGGAVSAQSGYSTDTYGPEVSNAGRAVYDALATWKIDQHWTIGLDAKNLFDKTYYKSVGELRRGNYYGDPRSYMFTLRGEF